The Lactuca sativa cultivar Salinas chromosome 2, Lsat_Salinas_v11, whole genome shotgun sequence genome includes a window with the following:
- the LOC111900283 gene encoding uncharacterized protein LOC111900283: MSPYRLVFGKPCRLPVKLEHKAFWVVHKFNLNEYEEGYKRKLHIQELEEIRNDAYESDKIYKQKTKPYHDKMISRKTFAQGQKFLLYHSRFKLISGKLRSRWVGPFVVIKIFDHGAVEITSQQTGKTFKVNVID, encoded by the coding sequence ATGTCCCCATACCGGCTAGTGTTTGGAAAACCATGTCGCCTTCCAGTTAAGCTCGAGCACAAAGCTTTTTGGGTTGTACATAAATTCAACTTGAATGAATATGAGGAGGGATACAAAAGGAAGTTACACATTCAAGAGTTAGAGGAGATCAGAAATGATGCGTATGAAAGTGACAAGATTTACAAACAGAAGACAAAGCCGTATCATGACAAAATGATCTCCCGGAAGACTTTTGCACAAGGACAAAAATTTCTTCTTTACCACTCAAGGTTCAAGTTGATTTCGGGGAAGTTAAGATCAAGATGGGTTGGTCCTTTCGTGGTCATAAAGATATTCGACCATGGTGCAGTGGAAATCACAAGCCAACAAACTGGAAAAACATTCAAAGTCAATGTCATAGATTGA